GGAGCCGTCGTAGAGCGAATACGTGCTGGACTCGATGCGATCGGCCACCGGCAGGAACAGCAGCTTAGCCATGAGCTGCACAACGTCGCGCGGGGTAAAATGCTCGCCCGCCTCTTCATTGTTTTCTTCGTTGAAGCGGCGAATCAACTCCTCGAACACCGTGCCCATGCCGTGGTTGTGCAGCGCAGGTAGTTTGATGCGGCCATCGGCATCTTTGACTGGCAGCGGCGCGAGATTGACCTCCGGGTCGAGGAAGTCCTCGATCAGGTAGCCAAGGACGTGGGAATCCACCAGCTTCTGAATCTGATTGCGGAAGCTGAACTTGGTGAGGATTTCTTGCACATTGGGCGAGAACCCGTCCAGATACGCAATAAAATCATCGCGCAGGCGCTGTCCTGCCGCACTGGCTTTTAGCTTTGCCAGCGTGAATTCCGAGACGTTATAAAAGGCCTGGCCTGCCGCCATGCGCAACGCGCCGTCCTGCTCAGCCACCTTGTGTCTGTCGAGAAACCTCTTTTGCTCCAGCACCGCGTTCTTTGTGCCTTCCAGCACGGCGTCAAGCCGACGTAATACAGTAAACGGCAGGATCACGTCACGGTACTTGCCGCGCACATAAACGTCGCGCAAGCGGTCGTCAGCGATGTTCCATATGAAGTCGGAAATCCACTTGATCTGGCTTTGGTCTTGTTGCTTCTTCTGCATCGGTAATTTTCTCAGCTCGCCGTAATGTCGGCGGCATTGCCAGTGGCAGCGGCAAGGATCCAATGTTCTTCGAGTTCGCGTTGTCGCTCCTCCAAGGCATCTGAGACGTACTTAAGGAAGACCGGGCCCGAAAAGACATGCTTGTAGACAGACGCGTCCAGCGCCGAGCGCAGCTTGTCGGCAGCGGTCCAGAGCTTCTTTTCGAGCTCTTTGAAAAATTTGTGTTCTATCCGTTCCATTCTAGAGAGACTTCCCAATACATCATTTATTCAAAAATCGACAATTAGCGCTCCCCGGCCAGAAACCACACCGGCTTGAGCGGAAGACGGACGCGCGCAACATCGTCGAGCTGTCCATAATGCGTGGTCCACAGCTCCACCAACCGGCGCGCATCGATCAGGCTGATCCGCCGATGCGACTGCCGCGCTTCGTAGTCCGCGTCCTTGGTGAAGCCGGACAGGGCCACGAACAGGCCCACGTCGCCCTCGCCGAGGACGGCCATGAAGCTGCGCAGGTCTCTCACGTCGATGCGCGGGGAGTTGGCGTTACGCTTGACCTGCACCTTGATGCGCGGCGGCCGGGTGCCGAGCGGGTCGTTGTAGGCGATGATGTCGGTGCCGCCGTCCTTGCCGGGCGGCGCAATCCACGCCACGTGGTAGCCCATCGCCTTCAGCAGCGAGCCGACCAGTTCCTGAAAGTCGTATGGCGGCATCGCCGCCAGGTACGCCTCGATCTCGGTCCAGGCCCTCTCTTCGGCCTCTTCCAGGGTGATGGTGGCCGAGCCTTCGCCGAGTTCTTCCTCGCCTTCCCCGTCCTCGATGGGGTCCGGCTGAGCGCTCTTCCATTTACGGTAGAGCTGGCCGACCGCGCGGGTGAACTGTTCGGGGTCGGGATAGGTCTGCAAGGCAGCCTCACCGTCGGGCGTCAGGGTCCAGATCCCTTTGTCCTTGACCATCCAACCAGCCTTCACTGGCGCCACGGTGCTGAAGCGCACGATCTTCTCGAAGCGGCGGCCGCCGGTCTGGTAATCCCCAGCTTCGTACTCGGTCATCGTGACCTGCTTGGCCAGCACCTCCAGCGCGTCGCTGGCCCGCATTCCCTCAGGCTGCGCCTTGAGGATTTGGAACAGCATGCGGATCAGCTCGCCTTTGCGGCGCTTGGTGATGTTGGCCATCGGCTTACCATGTCTCCTGTGTGTTGGCGCGGGGCGCGGGTGATGATATCCGCCTTCACGCCTTGCGGAGTTCCAGCCACGCTTTGCCGCGCACACGCCCTGTCGAAGCGAATGCATCCGCGGGCTCATATCTTCAGCTCTCAGCGTCTTCAATAAGTAGCAGGTCGGTAACGCGCAGCCCGCCGCATAAGTCAGTGATAGTCGTCTTCGCGCTGATGCCGAACCGCCATTACGGTCACGCATTGGCTGTCCTCGACCTCGAACAGCAGCACATAGCCGCTGGCGCCAAAGCCGATCACAAGCTCGCGCAGAAATGGATCCCCAGGGCCTGCCTTGCGACAGCTCAACGGCGCAAGTTCAAGCACGGTGATGCCGTCTCGGATGGCCTGCAGCGCACGCTCGGCCACGGTGAAATCGCCCTCTGCGCGTTGCAGTAGCCAGTCGTAGAGGCGCGAGAGGTCTTCGCGCGCTTCCTCCGTGAAGCGGACGGTGAATCCCACGCTGGCTTAGCTCTTACGGGCCATATCCAGCCGGGACTGCAGCCCAGCCAGCACGTCTTTTGCGTCGATGTAGCGGCCCGACTGCCGAGCGCTATTGCGCGATACCAGGCCGCGCGCGATAAACGCGTCCTGCTGCTGTCGCAGCTGCACTTGGGCGCGCACGGACTGCTCGACGAAGCTGGACAAGGTTTCGCCCTTTTGCAGCACCGCCTCGGCGGCCTCGCGCAGCGCAGGATCGACCCGGAGCGAAGGTAGGGATGCTGATTTCATGCGACACCTCATGCGTTGCAATTGCAACGCATGATGACAGGCGGACGCAATGTCTTCAACCAAGAACCAACTCGTGTGGGCGCCACTCGAATCGCCAGGCCAATTCCTCAGGCCACCCCCTGCCCCACCACAAATACCACCCCATCACCCCCGCCGCCACTCTGCCGCAACCGCCCCTCTGCCTCCAGCACCTCCAGCGACACATCGGCGCCGAGGTCAGTCGCCCCGCCTTCCAGCGTCAGCCCCACCCAACGATCGCGGCCAGCATGCTTGGCGCGATACAGGGCAGCGTCGGCGATGCGCAGGCTCAGCGGCCAGTCGCCGCCGGGGTGGGCGGGGAACAGGCTCACGCCCATCGACACGGTAAGGGCGATGCGGCCGGTCGGGCGTACCAGCGGGTCGGCATGCAGGCGGTCGCGCAGGCGGCGGAACAGGCGCGGCGCGTCGGCCAGGGTGCCGCCGGGGCAGATCCACAGGAACTCTTCGCCGCCCCAGCGGGCGATGATGTCCGAGCTGCGTGCACACTCGCGCAGCAGATCGCCCAGGCGTATCAGCGCGTGGTCGCCGCCTTCGTGGCCGTGCAGGTCGTTGACGCGCTTGAAGTGGTCGATGTCCAGCAGGGCGATCAGCAGCGGCTCCTGCCTGCGCTCGGGCGTCACTGCAGCCTCGCGCGCCTGCAGCCAGGCGGTAACGTAGCGGCGGTTGCGTAGGCCGGTGAGGGCGTCCTCTTCGCTCTGGCGACGGATGGTGGCGGCGAGCTGTTCGAGTTCGCGGTGCTGAGTCTGGATCTCGTCGTTCTTGCGCGCCAGTTCGGCGTTGATGCGCCGGCGCACGCGACCTTCGCGCACCTTGAGCAGGAAGAAGCCGGCCAGTGCCAGCAGCGCGGCGAGCAGGCCGTAGAGCACGCTGCGCTGGCGCTGTTCGCGCGCCTGCAGTTGCGCGTAGGCGGTCTGCTCGGCGGCGCGGGCGCGGCCGAGTGCGGCCAGTTCGCTCTTCTTGCGCGCCAGGTCCACCGCCGATTCGAGCTGCGCGATGCGGGTCTTGGATTCGACGTTCACGGCTTTGTCGTTGACCGCTTTGTACTCGCGCATCAGCGCCAGCGCCTCACGGTCGCGGCCGAGCGCATCGAGGTTGTCGATCATGCGCGGGTACAACTCCAGGCGCCGTGGCACGTTGTCCCACCGCATGAACATCTGCCGCGCGCGCTCGAACGCATCGGCCGCGGCGTCGCGTTGGCCCAGATCGGCCAGAATGTTGCCGAGCGTGGAGTAGACGATGCCTGCTTCGCCGTGATCGCCGGCCGGCGCCGCGCCCTTCAGCATCGCGGCCGCTTCACGCAACAACGGCAAGGCCTCGCGCGGGCGATGCTGCAGCTCGAGCACATTGCCCAGGTTGTTCAATGGCCCGATCAGCGACGTCTTGCCATCTGCACGCCCCGCTGCCAACGCCTGGCGATAGATCGCTTCGGAGCGTTGCAGTTCGTTTGCGCCTTGATAGGCCGTGCCCAGATTGTTGAGCACGTCCGCGCGCGTCAGATCCTTATGTGGCGCGACATCGTAGGCCGCCAGCGCGCGCTGCCCGTAGTCGATCGCCCTTTTCCATTCGTTGGCATAGATGAACAAGCTGGTCGCGTTGTGCAGCATGGTGACGTCGTCGGGCGCACCCAGTGCCTTGCTCGCCCGCTCCGCCTCAAGCAGGGCAGCGATGGCATCGGGCATACGTCCCTGCTGAGCCGACACCAGGAACACGGTCTGGTTGGCCTTGTACTCCACCGGGTCCGGATGCTGACGTACTTTGGACAAGGCGATGCGGGCGACTCGCAAGGCATCGTCCTGCGCGCCCATCTTGTAGTAGGAGCGGGCCAGCAGCCGCCAGAGTTCGGCAATGTGTGGCTCGTCCGGCAGTTCCGTTTCCAGCCGCCGCATCTCGCCTTCGAGTTGCGCGATGCGGGCCGCATCGCGCGGTCGCCAGATCTCGGCATTGAGTTGCGTGAACAGGCGCACCCGCTGTTGCGGCGACACCGGCTGGGCGAGCAGCGCCGAGCCGATGGACACCACGGTATTGGGCTGCTCCGCAGCGGCAGCCGCATCGACCAATTCCAGGCCGAGCGCGATCGAGCCTTGCTTGTCGGCCGCGGCGTCCCAGGCCGGCATGCCCATCTGCAGCGCGGCCGCCGGGTCGGCGGCACGCACCGCCGCCACGCAGGCCGGCAAGGCCTGTGCCGGCGCGCACATCGACACAGCGGTCGTGTGTGCCATCGCGCACGGCAGCAGCACGTTCCACCACAGCAGTGCTCCGAGCGGCTGCCAAACCAAGCGACTGCGCACTGCGTTCTCCCCAAGATGCCGCGGCGCACGCCGGAGCCGTGGACGCGGCAGTTGCCGGCGCAATCTGGTTCCCCGCGTGTCGCTGCCGATGTGCAGCGACGCCGACCCGTGCACTGCTAATCGGCTGCATGGCCGGATTCTTGAGCCCCATCTCATGCGGGAAGCTACGCAGCGCACACGACGCACCACCGAGAGGATTCAGGCGCGAGACGTGCAGCGTTGCCACACAAGGCGATCCTGCCCATGTGCGCTCTTCGCCACGGCACCACACCGCACGCGGGGATTCACACCGGCGGCAATTGCCTCAGTTGCTCGGCGCTGGGGAAGGCGCGCACACGATAGCGCGGCGGATACAGATTCGGTTGGCGCTCCATCAGGTCACCGAGCAGGGCGAACGCCGGATCCCACTCCGCGACGGTCACGTCGGCTTCGCCGTCGTCGCGCGGGACGACGAAGACGATGTGATCGGTCCTGGGCAACAAGGTGTCCACGCCCTCGGTCCAGGTGCCGACCGACACCTGCTGCGTGCTGTCGTTGCGGTCCTGGTAGACGTTGAACGAAGCCACGAACACATCCACGTCGTTGGCCTCGTGCAGCCTGTCGAGCAGCACCTTCTGGCCGGCGTAGGCCGGTGTATCCAGCCTCCGCCGCAGATCAGCCTGGCGCTGCCGGTGCTCGGGCGCCGTCAGGACGAACGGCACCATGCGGCGCGCGTCGTCATAGGTGAAGGCCAGCCAGGAGATGCAGCGGCCGTGCTCGGCCGCTTGCAGACTCAGTTCCAGCATGAGGGCCATGGCCACGTTGTCGCGCTCGCCGACCACCAGCAGGCAATCGCGCGTGGGCAGCATGAACACCGGACGCCCCGCCACCGGCGCGCGATGCAGCACATCCGGCAACAAGGCGCGGCTGGTGTCGTAGGCGTCGCACCAGGCGCCGCGGAACACGCCGGGCGCGACTTCCGCGAAGCGGTCCTCGGTGGCGTCGCGCAGATTGTCGCGGGCGATGGCCAACCCCTCGTCCAGGGTGATGCCCCACTCTGCCCGCGGCCCGGCAATCAGGGTGGAGGTCGAATCGGGCAGATCCAGCGCCAGCAACTCGACGCAATCCTCGGCGATGTCGCGGCAGGCATAGGGAAACGGCACGTCCATGCCCTTCTCGCACTGCTGCTCCAGGCGCAGGTCCTCGAACATGCCGCGGTTGCGGATCACCGGCATCAGCGTGGCGCGCAGTTCCTCGAAGCTGCGTTGCTGGCGGCTTTCCTCCTGCTCGTTGAGGAAGGCGGCGACATAGCTGTGCAGCGCTTCGTCGCGCCGGCGCCGGTCGGCCTGGGTGTAGGAGTGGTAAGCGTTGTGCAGGTGGATGGTGCGGCCGTTCTGGCCGACCAGGCGGAACGCGTCCGGCTGGTACCTCAATGACTCGGTATAGCCGCGTGCCTGCAAAGCCCCCTGGAACAGTCGGGCGAATGCGTCCGGATTGGGTGGTCTGCGGTTGAACAGCGTGTCGAACAGCTCCTTGAACATCGGCGATCTTCCTTCGGATCGACAGCGACGCGACATTAGCAGGCGCAATTAGTGAAGGCACGCCGCTATCTGCCGGCCCGATCAATGAACAGTTATCAATGGAACGAGGAGACAACTCCTCGCTCCAAAAAGAAGCGCACTGCAAATCCATCACATGGACTATCAAACCAAAGTCGAAATGGATATCAAGTCAGGCATATTCAGGAAAAATGCGCACCCCAACCTTCAGATCAGCCATTATCCTTCGGAGGGTCCTGATTGGTCGGATCAATATGCCCATGAATGATCGAGGAAAGAATCCAGAACATTTAAATCACCTCTACGTCAAGAAAATCGCCCCAAAGGTAGAGCATCCTTTTGACGCCTTTGTTGGCAACCAGAAATAAGCCAATCCCTGCTCGCGTCCTAAACACCATCAAACGACAGAAAGCCCCGCCAAGGCGGGGCTTTCGCTGAACGTTGCAGCGTGCGCCAGGATCAGGCGAACGGATCCTGCAGCACCATGGTGTGCTCGCGGTCCGGGCCGGTGGAGACGATCGAGATCGGGCAGCCGGCCAGTTCCTCCAGCGCGCGCAGGTAGGCACGGGCGGCGGGCGGCAGTTCGTCCCACACGGTGATGCCGTGGGTGTTCTCGCTCCAGCCCGGGAACTCCAGGTACACCGGGGTGCACTCTTCCCAGCCCTGCGCATCCAGCGGCGCGTACTCGGTGCGCTTGCCGCGGTATTCGTAGGCGATACACACCTTCAGCTTCTCCATGCCGTCGAGCACGTCGAGCTTGGTGATGCACAGGCCGGAGATGCCGTTGATGGCCACCGCGCGCTTGAGCGCGACGATGTCCATCCAGCCGCAGCGGCGCGGACGGCCGGTGGAGGCGCCGTACTCGGCACCGCGGTCGCGGATGCCCTGGCCGATCTCGTCGTCCAGTTCGGTCGGGAACGGGCCGCCGCCGACGCGGGTGGCGTAGGCCTTGGCGATGCCCAGCACGTAGTCGATGTCCTGCGCGCCCACGCCGGTGCCGGCCAGCGCG
This genomic stretch from Xanthomonas sacchari harbors:
- a CDS encoding type I restriction-modification system subunit M N-terminal domain-containing protein gives rise to the protein MERIEHKFFKELEKKLWTAADKLRSALDASVYKHVFSGPVFLKYVSDALEERQRELEEHWILAAATGNAADITAS
- a CDS encoding restriction endonuclease gives rise to the protein MANITKRRKGELIRMLFQILKAQPEGMRASDALEVLAKQVTMTEYEAGDYQTGGRRFEKIVRFSTVAPVKAGWMVKDKGIWTLTPDGEAALQTYPDPEQFTRAVGQLYRKWKSAQPDPIEDGEGEEELGEGSATITLEEAEERAWTEIEAYLAAMPPYDFQELVGSLLKAMGYHVAWIAPPGKDGGTDIIAYNDPLGTRPPRIKVQVKRNANSPRIDVRDLRSFMAVLGEGDVGLFVALSGFTKDADYEARQSHRRISLIDARRLVELWTTHYGQLDDVARVRLPLKPVWFLAGER
- a CDS encoding type II toxin-antitoxin system RelE/ParE family toxin is translated as MGFTVRFTEEAREDLSRLYDWLLQRAEGDFTVAERALQAIRDGITVLELAPLSCRKAGPGDPFLRELVIGFGASGYVLLFEVEDSQCVTVMAVRHQREDDYH
- a CDS encoding YlcI/YnfO family protein, translated to MKSASLPSLRVDPALREAAEAVLQKGETLSSFVEQSVRAQVQLRQQQDAFIARGLVSRNSARQSGRYIDAKDVLAGLQSRLDMARKS
- a CDS encoding diguanylate cyclase, producing MRWGSRIRPCSRLAVHGSASLHIGSDTRGTRLRRQLPRPRLRRAPRHLGENAVRSRLVWQPLGALLWWNVLLPCAMAHTTAVSMCAPAQALPACVAAVRAADPAAALQMGMPAWDAAADKQGSIALGLELVDAAAAAEQPNTVVSIGSALLAQPVSPQQRVRLFTQLNAEIWRPRDAARIAQLEGEMRRLETELPDEPHIAELWRLLARSYYKMGAQDDALRVARIALSKVRQHPDPVEYKANQTVFLVSAQQGRMPDAIAALLEAERASKALGAPDDVTMLHNATSLFIYANEWKRAIDYGQRALAAYDVAPHKDLTRADVLNNLGTAYQGANELQRSEAIYRQALAAGRADGKTSLIGPLNNLGNVLELQHRPREALPLLREAAAMLKGAAPAGDHGEAGIVYSTLGNILADLGQRDAAADAFERARQMFMRWDNVPRRLELYPRMIDNLDALGRDREALALMREYKAVNDKAVNVESKTRIAQLESAVDLARKKSELAALGRARAAEQTAYAQLQAREQRQRSVLYGLLAALLALAGFFLLKVREGRVRRRINAELARKNDEIQTQHRELEQLAATIRRQSEEDALTGLRNRRYVTAWLQAREAAVTPERRQEPLLIALLDIDHFKRVNDLHGHEGGDHALIRLGDLLRECARSSDIIARWGGEEFLWICPGGTLADAPRLFRRLRDRLHADPLVRPTGRIALTVSMGVSLFPAHPGGDWPLSLRIADAALYRAKHAGRDRWVGLTLEGGATDLGADVSLEVLEAEGRLRQSGGGGDGVVFVVGQGVA